In Zygosaccharomyces rouxii strain CBS732 chromosome A complete sequence, the genomic window TGGGACCATCCATAGATGTGGAGAAGCCTGCTAGTTTCCAAAGGTTGAACCTATCGGAGAGATATGATCGATTCTTGCATGACAGATGGGAAAACAGAAAGTCTCAACTGCCACAAGGTCTACGCACATGTGCCCCACCCAAGCAGTATTTGGAATGCGGTACGGGTCATGGTTCACTAACCTTGCaaatttgtaaagaaattcaCAGTGGGAATGCTTATTACGACGGTAATGATTCTACAAGAGGTTCCATTTTACATTCTCTTGACAGAAATGACAAGCATTTGGCAACAGGTGTCAGGAATCTAAAACACTATGATAGGGGTATCTACTGGACAGATGTTGAATTCCACCTTCTGACAGAGTCCGAGCAGGGTCCTTCGCAATGGTTGCAAGGTCCAGCCGCATCTTATTATCGTGATGTAGTTGGTCGCTTAGCGGGTCGCCCAGGTGGGTTCCTTAACGGTGCGTTTCTCGATCTGCCATCACCTCAAGACCATTTGGAGACCATTGCTCAAAATCTAGTAGCTGAAAGTCCACTGATAGTCTTTGTGCCCAGTATTACTCAGCTGTGGGATTGTCTCTGCCAGATAAAGACAGTAGGGATCCCGCTGTCAATGACAAGAGTCTTGGAACTAATGCCAGGATCAGGCGGTGGTGGTATGCGCGAATGGGACTTAAGAAGAACTGTGATTAGAGAGACTGGTAAGGAAAGTATGGTGGTAAGACCTAAAGTCGGTGCTAGAGTGGTCGGTGGTGGGTTTGTAGGAATATTTAAAAAGCTACCCGCTGACTCAGTTGTCAGAACATGGAGATAAAATTCTCACctaaaaaaaattctaaatATAATATACGCATAATGTACATAGAATGGCCCTTTACCCGctagtaatagtagtagttgttgttggaTTAAAATGCAAGCTTCTTTTGAttcctcttcttgttcttcaagACAATCTTTTGCttctccttttcttcttcttcctcttcgtcTTCGTCCACTTCcatatcttcttcttcctcctcttcttcgtcttcttcctctgctgCTTCTGCCTTCTCTTGTTCCTTGGCCAATATCTGTGCCATTTCCACTTCCCTGATCCTTAGTAGTTCTGGGTTGTTTTCCACTAATTGTTT contains:
- a CDS encoding uncharacterized protein (conserved hypothetical protein) encodes the protein MLRLIMDKQRIMIKHVVKRFQHTFQPYETVLARLLSKPNEKFHLSKPLQAGEVINTGNGPIRHEDVIGKPYRSLVTSSTSTSHQYMLCRPSLEEYVVNKRREAQPIYPLDAGLIVQLSDVHADFPDMELGPSIDVEKPASFQRLNLSERYDRFLHDRWENRKSQLPQGLRTCAPPKQYLECGTGHGSLTLQICKEIHSGNAYYDGNDSTRGSILHSLDRNDKHLATGVRNLKHYDRGIYWTDVEFHLLTESEQGPSQWLQGPAASYYRDVVGRLAGRPGGFLNGAFLDLPSPQDHLETIAQNLVAESPLIVFVPSITQLWDCLCQIKTVGIPLSMTRVLELMPGSGGGGMREWDLRRTVIRETGKESMVVRPKVGARVVGGGFVGIFKKLPADSVVRTWR